Part of the Terrisporobacter glycolicus ATCC 14880 = DSM 1288 genome is shown below.
ATAGTATCTGGAATAAGTTCATTACAATATATTTTCTCAAAAATATTTGTAGATATGAATGATGTGTATATTACTAGTAGTCATGGCAAAATACCTGATTTTGATTATATTTTATCCCATAAAAAGGTATGTATGGTAACTGACAATAAAATAGGTCCTCGTGAAATTTGTAAAGAAATACAAAAAAGAAACTTAAATAAAGTAATTGTTGTGGGAGAAAACTTATCTTATGATAATGAAAGAATAACTATAGGAAAAGCTGAAGACATATTAGCAGTTGAAAAATTTGAAATGAATGTTGTGGTGATACTGGATGAAAAATGATGAATTTATTAGGGGAAAAGTTCCTATAACAAAGGAAGAAGTTAGAAGCATCTCATTAAATAAATTAGACTTAAAAAAAGCTAAAACTTTTATAGATGTGGGGGCAGGTACAGGAAGTGTTTCTATTGAAGCAGCCAAGACTTATGATAATTTAAATGTTATAGCGATTGAAAGAAACCATGAAGCTACAGATTTGATAAACAAGAATGTGGAAAAATTCAATTTATCAAATATAAAAGTTATACAAGCTTATGCTCCTATTGAAATAAAGGAAAAAGCTGATGGAATTTTTCTGGGTGGAACAGGAAATAACCTGGAAGAAATAATAAAATGGTCAAAAGATTTATTAATACCAGGAGGAAGATTAGTAGCCAATTTTATATTAATTGATAATTTTTATGACACAATGAAGTTACTAAAAAAATATAATTTTGAAAATGTGGATGTATCACTACTAAATATAAGTAAACTAGAAAAATTAGGAGGACGAGATTATTTTAAACCTCACAATCCTATTTACATAATATCATGCGAAAAAGGGGAAGAAGATGAACATGAATAAAGTACATTTTGTTGGAGCAGGACCAGGAGATAAAGAGTTAATAACATTAAAAGGATATAAGTTATTGTCTAATGCAGATGTGGTAATATATGCAGGGTCATTAGTTAACCCAGCGCTTTTAGATTATTGTAAAGAAGGATGCGAAATTCATGACAGCGCATATATGAACTTACAAGAAATAATAGAAGTTATGGAAAAAGGAATTAAAGAAGGAAAATCAGTTGTTAGACTTCAAACAGGAGACTTCTCAATATACGGTTCTATAAGAGAACAAGTTGAAGATTTAGCAAAATTAAATATAGATTATGATTGCACTCCAGGGGTGAGTTCTTTCCTTGGAGCATCATCAGCTTTAGGTGTGGAATATACAGTTCCAGAAATATCTCAATCAGTAGTAATAACAAGAATGGAAGGGAGAACTCCAGTGCCACCAAAAGAATCAATAGAATCTTTTGCGGCTCACCAAACATCAATGGTAATATTCCTTTCAGTTCAAGAAATAGAAAAAGTTGTGGAAAAACTAATTCATGGTGGATATGATAAAACAACACCAATAGCTGTTGTATATAAGGCAACTTGGCCAGATGAAAAAGTAGTAAAAGGAACTCTACAAGACATAGCAATAAAAGTAAAAGAAGCTGATATAAGAAAAACAGCATTAATAATGGTGGGAGAATTTTTAGGAAAAGAATATAATAATTCAAAATTATATGATAAGGACTTTGTTCATGAATACAGAGGATAAAAAAATAGCCATATTATCCATTACTAAAAATGGGAAAGAGCTTGGATTAAAAATAAAAAGAAATATGTCTACTGCTCATTTATACTATGTAAAAAAGGATGCTGTTAAAGAAGCAGATAATGTTATTTATGTAAACAAAAAATTGAAGGAGTTTGTGCCAAAAATTTTTGGTGAATATGACTATATTATATTTATAATGGCATGCGGAATTGTAGTAAGAACTATAGCGCCATTGATAGAAAATAAATTTATAGACCCTGCTATTTTAGTCAGCGATGAAAAGGGAAAAAACATTATAAGTTTGCTTAGCGGACACATGGGTGGAGCAAATGAGATGACTTTATATATAAGCAATTTATTAAACTCAAATCCAGTAATAACTACGGCTACAGATGTTAACCATAAATCATCATTAGATATGATTGCAAAAAAACTAAATGCTCATATTTATGATTTCAGAAATAAAGTATTAAAAATAAACTCTATGCTAGTTAATGGTGAAGTTGTGAATCTTTTTATAGATGGAGATTACAACATAGATACAAGAGGATTTAATATATGCAAGCAGGATGAAGTAAATAAATTAGACCAAGTAATAGTAATAAGTAATAAGAAAAATTTAAACTTAATAAATAATAATATTCTTAAAGTTGTACCTAAAAATATTGTAATAGGTATTGGATGTAGAAAAAATATTGATAAAGAATATATGATAAATTCATTATCTGATTTTTTACATAAGCAAAATATTGATATAAATGCAATAAAAGAGATAGGAAGTATAGATATCAAAAAGAATGAAGTAGCCTTGATAAACTTAAGTGAATATTTAAATATTCCTTTTAAAACATTTACAGCTGATGAAATATCAAAAGTAGAACATTTATATGAAAAGTCACAGTGGGTAAAACAAAATGTGGGTGTTCACTCTGTGGCAGAACCTGTGGCTCACTTATTAAGTAATGGAAATTTAATAATAGAAAAACATAAATACAATGGAATTACATTTTCAGTAGGGAGAGTTAATATATGATATATGTTGTAGGTATTGGACCAGGATGCAAAAACTTGATGACTATTGAAGCAATAAATGCAATAGAAGATGCTGAAGTTATAGTAGGATATAAAACTTACATTGATTTAGTAACAGAATTTATTGCAGACAAAGAAGTTGTGCAAAATGGAATGAGAAAAGAAATAGAAAGATGTAAGCAAGCTTTAGAAATTGCAAAAACAGGGAAAAAAGTTGCTGTTATAAGTAGTGGAGATGCTGGGATATATGGAATGGCAGGACTTATACTAGAGTTAGTAACAAAAGAAGGTGTTGATATAAAAGTCAAAGTTGTACCAGGTGTTACAGCAAGTATAGGAGCGGCAGCAGTACTTGGAGCACCTATAATGCATGATTTTTGCCATATAAGTTTAAGTGATTTGATGACTCCTTGGGAAGTTATAGAAAAAAGATTAAGGCTGGCTGCAGAAGCTGATTTTGTTATTTGTTTATACAACCCAAGAAGTAAAGGAAGAAGTGAGCACTTAGCTAAGGCCTTTGAAATCATGGGAGAATTTAAGGACAAATCAACTCCAGTAGGAATAGTAAAAGATGTGGGAAGAGAAAAGGAAGAAAAATTCATATGCACATTTGATACTATGGAATTTGAAAGAGTTGATATGACTACTATGGTGATTATAGGAAATAAAGCGACTTATATACATAATGATTTGATTATAACTCCGAGAGGATACGAAGTATGATTTTAGTTTTAGGTGGAACTTCGGACAGTATAGAAATATGTCATAAATTAAATGAAAAAAATATTGATTATGTAGTTTCTGTAACAACTTCTTATGGAGAAGATTTGGCAAAGAAATGTTCAAATAAAATTATATTAAAAAAGCTAACTATAGGAGATATGGTTAAATTTATAAATGAAAATTGTATTACAAAAATAATAGATGCTACTCATCCTTATGCTATAGAAGTATCTAGAAACGCTATTAAAGCGTCACAAATTACAAATATAAAATACATTAGATTTGAAAGAGAGTCTTTAATAAAAGAGGTAAATTACAAAAATAAGTACATAGTTAATGATATAGAAAAAGCCTGTGAAATAGCCAATAAAATTGGTCATAATATTTTTATTGGAACAGGAAGTAAAAACTTATATTTATATAAAGAAAAAATAAAAAATAAAAACTTGATTCCTAGGGTACTTCCAACGAGTGAAGTGTTAATTAGTTGTGAAGAATTAGGATTTAATGCAGACAATATTATAGCTATGAGAGGACCTTTTTCTGTTGAAATGAATGAGTCCACATACAAACAATATAATATTGACTTAGTAATTACAAAAGAAAGTGGAGTAGCAGGAGGATTTTTAGAAAAAATTAAAGCTTGTGAAAACTTAAATATTCCTGTGATTATTATAAAGAGAAAAGAAATGAATTATCCAAATACTGTTGGAAAAATTCAAGATTTAATTGATTTAATATAGTAAATAATTAGATTTAGTATAAGGGAGAGACGTTATGAAAAAAGCTATATTGGTAGTAAGTTTCGGTACTAGCTATCATGAAACTAGGAAAAAAACTATAGAGCCTTGTGAAAATAAAATAAAAGAGAGTTTTGAAGGTTATGATTTCTATAGAGCATTTACTTCGAGTATGATTATAAAAAAATTAAAGAAAAGAGATAACTTAATAATTGATAATCCAGTAGAAGCTTTAGAGAAACTTTATAATGAAGGTTATGAAGAAGTAATAGTACAATCCCTTCATATTATATGTGGAGAAGAATATAACAAACTTAAAGAGATGGTAGATGGATTTAAAGATAAATTTGAAAGAATTTCTTTAGGAAGACCTCTATTAACTTATATAGATGATTATAGAGAAACTGTTTTGGCTGTAAAACAAGATATTGAAAAAATGGATATAGATGAAGCCCTAGTATTCATGGGACATGGCACAGAACATGAAAGTCATGCTTCTTATCCAGCCATAGAGTACATGTTTAGAGATTATGGAATAAATGCTTATGTTGGAACGGTTGAAGGATATCCAGAAATTGATCAAGTAATTAAGTTATTAAAAGAAAGAAATGTAAAAACAGTAGACTTAATGCCATTTATGTTGGTAGCAGGTGATCATGCTATAAATGATATGGCCAGTGACGAGGAAGATTCATGGAAAACTATTTTAGAAAATAAAGGATTTAATGTGAAAGTTCATTTAAAAGGACTTGGAGAAAATCCATACATACAAGAGAAATTTGTTAACCATGCACTAGATTGTATGAAAGAACTAGAAGAAGTAAGCATTTAATAATTGGAGGAAATTAATATGGCAAAGTTTTATGGAATTGGAACTGGACCAGGAGATAGTTCATTAGTAACAGTAAAGGCAGTTAATACACTAAAAAATTTAGATATATTATATACACCAGAATCTAAAAAAGGTGGAGAAAGCTTAGCATTATCAATAGTTGATGAGTATTTACCAGAAGGCTTAGAAATAAAATCTAGACATTTTCCTATGAATTTTAATGGTACAGAAAAAATACAAGTATGGAATTCAATATCAGGTGAAATAGTTGAAGATGTTAAAAAAGGCAAAAATGTTGGTTTTGTAACATTGGGAGATCCTATGATATACAGTACTTATGTATATGTAATGGAAAGATTAATGGAAGATATAGAAGTAGAAACTATACCAGGTATTTCATCATTTTCTAATATAGCATCAAACCAAAACTTTCCTCTAGTAATGGACACAGATCCATTAATAGTAATACCATGTACTATGGAAGAGGATAAAATAGACGAAGCTCTTGAAAAATATGATTGTTTAGTATTAATGAAAGTTTACAAAAAAATAAATATGGTAATAGATAAACTGAAAAAACATGATCTAATTGATCATGCTATACTAGTTAGTAATTCATCTCAAGATAAAGAAGAAGTATTTACTAATTTAAGAGATGAACATATTGATGAGAAGATATCATATTTTTCAACTATATTAGTAAATAAAAATAGAAGTAAAAGATAATATCTTGTTAAAACAGAATTCCTATAAAATAAGGAGAATTAATATGAAGATAGTAGTTGGAACACGAGGTAGTAAATTAGCCCTTATTCAAACTAACTGGGTAGTTGAAGAATTAAAAAAAGCTAATCCAGACATTGAATTCGAAATCAAGGTAATAAAAACAAAGGGTGATTTAGTGACGCATTTACCTTTGCATAAAATAGGAGATAAGGGCCTATTTACAAAAGAGATTGAGCAGCAACTTTTAGATAGAGAAATAGATTTAGCTGTACACAGTATGAAGGATATGCCATCAAGTCTTCCAGAAGGATTAAAATTTGCAAATGTGCCAAGAAGAGAAGATCCTAGAGATATTCTTGTTTTAAAGGGAAACTACAAAACACTAGAAGATTTGCCTCATGGAGCAAGAATTGGTACAGGAAGTAAAAGAAGAATATATCAACTCCTTAAATATAGACCTGATTTAGAAATAGTACCTATAAGAGGAAATATCGATACTAGAATAAGAAAAATAGAAGATGAAAATCTTCATGGTATTGTATTAGCAGCAGCAGGCTTATTAAGAGCAGGATTGGAGGAACGTATTAGTTATTACCTACCAACTAATATAATGATACCGGCTCCAGCTCAAGGAGCACTTGCTCTGGAAATAAGAGAAAATGATTTACATATGGAAGAAATAATTTCTCATATTAAAGATGAAACAACAGAAATACAAGTAGCAGCAGAGAGAGGATTTTTAGCAGGAGTTAACGGAGGTTGCCATGTTCCTATGGGGGCTTATTGTGAAATTAATGATGATAAATTAATATTAACCGGTATTTATGGAGACGAAGAAGGTAAAAAACTAGTTGTAAAATCAATAGAAGGAAGTGTTAAAGACTCTGCTAAAATAGGATTTGATTTGGCAGAAGAAGTTCTTAAGGAATACAACAAGTTATAGTGAATTTAAGGAGTATGAAAACTATGAAGGGAAAAGTTTACTTAGTGGGGGCAGGACCTGGAGATTATAAACTTATAACTCTGAAAGGGTTAGAATGTATAAGAAAAGCAGATGTAATAGTTTATGATAGGTTAGCTAACGTTAAATACTTAGAAGAAGCAAAGAAAGACTGTATATTTATAAATGTAGGAAAAGCGTCTAGTAATCATATATTACCACAAGATGACATAAACAGATTGATTGCTGATAAGGCATTAGAAGGAAAGATTGTTGTTAGATTAAAGGGTGGAGATCCTTATGTATTTGGTAGAGGGGGAGAAGAAGCAGAACTTCTTCGTGATGAAAATATTGATTTTGAAGTAGTTCCAGGAATAACTTCTCCAATAGGAGGTCTATGTTATGCAGGTATTCCTATAACTCACAGAGATCATGCTTCATCTTTCCACATTATAACAGGCCATCCTAGAAAAGATGGGAAAGAAACAAAGGAAATAAATTGGAATGCTCTAGCAAATGTAAAAGGTACCTTAGTGTTTTTGATGGGAATTGCCAACTTAAAAAATATAAGCGAAAACCTAATTAAAGAAGGTAAAGATAAAAATACTCCAGTGGCCTTTATTAGTTGGGCAACAAGATCTAATCAAAGGGTTGTAACAGCTACTTTAGAAAATGCTCATGAAGTAGCAATTGAAGAAAATGTTAAACCACCTACTTTAATAGTAGTTGGAAGTGTTGTAAACCTTAGAGAGAAGCTAAACTTCTTTGAGGAAAGACCACTGTTTGGAAAAAATATTGTGGTTACTAGATGTAGAACACAAAGTAGTGTATTAGCTGAGAAAATTAGTGATATGGGTGGAAATCCAATCGAAATCCCAACTATAAAAATCCAAAAGGTTGAGGATAATAAAGAACTAGGAGTAGAAATAGATAGAATAAAAGATTATACTTATATACTATTTAGTAGCAAAAATGCAGTGGATATATTCTTTGATAAGTTAAATGAAATGGGATATGACTCAAGAGTTCTTTGCAATAGTAAAATTTGCGCTGTTGGAGGAGAAACTGCAAAATCTATTAAATCAAGAGGAGTAATTGCTGATATAGTTCCACAAAAATATGTGGCTGAAGGCCTTTATGAAGAATTAAAAAATATTATTAATGAAAATGATAAAATTTTAATTCCAAGAGCAAAAAATGCTAGAGATTTCTTAGTGAATAAATTAAGTGAGAAATGTTATATTAAAGAAGTTATTACTTATGAGTCAGTTATAGATAATAATAAAAAAGATTTGGCCCTAGAAGTAATAGAAGATGAAAAAGTTGATTATATTACTTTTGCCAGCTCTTCAACAGTTAAAAACTTTATAACTTTAATAGGAGAAGAAAATCTCAAAAAACTAAAAAACAAAAATATAATATCCATAGGTCCAATAACTAGCAAAACCATAGAGGACTTTGGATTAGAAGTTTATAGAGAAGCTGAAGTAGCGACAATTGACAGTATGATAGATGCAATATCAAATAATGAAAAAATACAAATGGGGGAACTAACATGTTAAGAAGACCAAGAAGATTAAGAAGTAGTAAAGCTATAAGAAATTTAGTTAGAGAAACAAAATTACAAGTGGAAGATTTAATTTATCCATTATTTATAGTAGATGGAGAAAACATAAAAAGAGAAATATCATCAATGGAAGGAGTTTATCATTTTTCAGTTGATATGTTAGATGATGAAATAAAAGAATTAACAGAACTTGGAATTGAGCACATATTACTATTTGGTGTGCCAGATGATGAGAAAAAAGATTGTTGTGCAAGTGAAGCATTTAATCCAGAAGGTGGGGTTCAAAGAGCAGTAAGAAAAATAAAGGAAATAAATCCAGAAATGGATGTTATATGTGATGTATGTATGTGTGAATATACTAGCCATGGTCACTGTGGAATATTAACTGATACTGGATATGTACATAATGACAAAACTTTAGACTACCTTGCAAAAATATCTTTAAGCTATGCACAGGCTGGAGCTGATATGGTTGCACCATCTGATATGATGGATGGAAGAATAGAATCAATAAGAGAAGTTTTAGATAGTAATGGATTTGAAAATGTAGCTATAATGGCTTATAGTGCTAAATATGCATCATCATTCTATGGACCATTTAGAGAAGCTGCAAACTCTGCACCTCAATTTGGTGACAGAAAAACTTATCAAATGGATCCAGCAAATACAAATGAAGCAGTAATAGAAGGACAATTAGATGTTGAAGAAGGTGCTGATATAATAATGGTTAAACCAGCCCTATCTTATTTAGATGTAATACAAAGATTCAAAGATAACTTTGATTTACCAATAGCGGCTTATAATGTAAGTGGAGAATACTCAATGTTAAAATTAGCTGTTAAAGAAGGATTACTAAATGAAAGTGCTATTTATGAAGCAGTTATGTCTATAAAAAGAGCAGGAGCTACAATAATAATCACTTATTTTGCTAAAGACATAGCTAAAATGTTAAAAAATAACTAGCTAATATAAGTGATAAAACATATTGGAGGAAAGATTATGAATAATAAATTTGTTTTATCATATAGTGGTGGAAAAGATTGTATGTTAGCTTTATATAGAAAAATACAAGAAGGGTGTATTCCAGTAGCCCTTCTAACTACTGTGAAAAAATCTGATTGTGAAACTTGGACTCATGGTTTAAGCTATGATTTACTTGAACAAGTTAGCAAAAGCTTAGAAATACCTGTTATTTATGCAGAATGCGATGTTTCAGAATACGAAATTAAGTTTGAAGAAAAACTTAAGGTGGCAAAGGAAATGGGTGCAACTTCAGTAGTATATGGAGATATTGATATTGAACTACATAAACAGTGGGGAATAGATAGGGCAATCAATACAGGTTTAAACTATGAATTTCCTTTATGGAAAGAAAATAGAGAAAAACTTGTTCATGAAGCTATAGATAATGGATTCAAAGCTATAATTAAGAAAGTAAACTTAGATTATATGAATGAAGATTTCTTGGGAAAAACGCTAACAAAAGAATTGGTGGAAAAGATTAAATCTACTGGTTCTGATCCTTGTGGAGAAAATGGCGAGTATCATACATTTGTAGTAGATGGACCAATATTTAATTATAGAATAGAAGTTAAACAAGATGATTTTAAATCACAAAATAGTTATAGATTTTCAATAAAGTAGAAATTAGAAATACCTTAAAGTTAGTTTACAAAACTTCTTTAAGGTATTTTTAGTTATTAAAAATTATATTAAAATATAATTAGAACTACATAATTATAGAATAGGGGGGATGTTATGTATTATCCAATTAATTTAAAAATAGATGATATGAAAATTGTTGTTATAGGTGGTGGAAAGGTAGCATATAGAAAATGCATAAACTTTCTTGCTTTTAACAAAAAATTAGTAGTAGTAAGTGAAGAATTTATAAAAGAGTTTGAAAATATAAAAGAGGAAATAGAAATTATAGAAGATAGTTATAATGAAAAATATATAAAAGAAGCTTTTGTTGTAGTTGCTGCTACTAATAATAAAGATGTAAATCATCAAATAGGAACTTATTGTATAGAATATGCAAAATTAGTAAATGTAGTTGATGATGTAGATTTATCTAATTTTACAGTGCCTTCTTTTGTGAAAAGAGGAGATTTATTACTAAGTGTCTCTACTGGTGGAAAAAGCCCTTCTTTATCAGCAAAGATAAGAAAAGAATTAGGAGAAGTTTACGATGAAAGTTATGAAGAGTATGTAAATTTACTGGGTGAAAATAGGCAGTTTATAATAAATAATACACAGGATGTTGTAATAAGAAGGAAACAATTGAAAGAACTTTTGGACTTAAGTATTGATGAACTTAAGCAAAGAAAATATAAAAATTTATTAAATGTAAAATTTGAATAAAAATAAAAAATGTAATTTTAAGATTCTAAATTTATGATAAAATTAAATCTAGCTAAAAATATATTAATAGCTGGGGGAAAAGATGAAAACAATAGGAATAGTTACAGATGGAGTAACAAAACTAGAAATATTTTTAAATGAAAATATTAGATTAATATTTGGTGAAAAAGTAAAAATAAATAATTATCAGTTTAAAAATCTTGAAAAAAATCATTTAATAAATGACGATGTAATACTTGTTATGATTAATGATAGAGTTGTAAAAGTGAAAGAGTATGTAGATGATACTAGTAAAATTATAAAAATAAATAGAAGTATTAGACAAAAGGATATATATAAATTATTTGCATTACCAGAAGGTATGGATGTTTTAGTTGTAAATGATAATGAACATACTATAATAGAAACAATCTCAAGTTTATATGGTTTAGGAGTAAATCATCTTAACTTTGTTTTATACAATAAAAATATAGACCAAAGCAATATCAAAGTTGCAGTTACACCTGGAGAGTCAAACTTAGTTCCCAATTATATAGAAAATATAATTGATTTAGGTCATAGATACATAGATAGTTCGACATTTATTCAAATAATGACTAAATTAAAAATTGAAGATAAAGATGTTACAAAAAATTTAATTAAATATTGTGATGAAGTTATAAGTTTATACTCTGGAATTAATAACACATATAAGTATTTAACTATTATAAATGAAGAATTAAACTCTATAATAAATTTATCTCAAAATGGAATGATATTAATCTCAAATAAAAATGAGATAACTATATGTAATGAAAGCTTAAAAAATATATTAGATATGGATGAATATATAGTTGGTAAGAAAGTTACAGATATAGATAATGTAGAAATAAGAAAAATTTTTGAATTAAAAGAAGCTGAAGATGAAGTAGTTAAGTACAAGAATAAATATTTGAATATAAACAAATATAAAATAAATAGTTTTGGAAAAAATACAGGTACTTATTTTTGTATTCAAGAAATTACTCATATTAAAAAACTAGAGCAAAATCTTAGTAAAAAATTAAGATATAGTGGACAGATAGCTAGATATAATTTTGATGATATTAAAACACAATCTCCAATTTTAGAAAACACTATAAAGTTAGCGAAAAGGATTGCAAAATCTGATCATACTGTATTAATTACTGGAGAAAGTGGTACAGGAAAAGAATTAATGGCCCAATCTATACATAATGAATCTTTAAGAGCTAATCAGCCTTTTATTGCTGTAAATTGTGCAGCTATGCCAGAAAATTTAATGGAAAGTGAGTTGTTTGGATATGAAGAAGGTTCATTCACAGGTGCATTAAAAGGAGGTAAAAAAGGATTATTTGAGCAAGCTAATAATGGGACAATATTCTTAGATGAAATAGGAGATATGCCAGTATATCTTCAAACAAAATTACTTCGTGTTATACAAGAACAACAGGTTATGCGCATTGGATCAAACAACATCATAAATATTGATGTTAGGATAATAGCTGCAACCAATAGAGATTTATTAAAGATGGTTAAAGAAGAAAAGTTTAGATCTGATTTGTATTATAGGATAAATGTTCTACCTATTAATATACCGGCCTTAAAAGATAGAAAAGAAGATATACTTATGCTATTACAATCATTTATATCAAATAAACGCGAATTAAGTGATGAAGTAAAAAATATCTTAAATAAATATAATTGGCCAGGTAATATTAGAGAGCTGAGAAATGTAGCACTGTATATAGATACAATGGTTGAAAATAATAAAGTGATAATAGAAAATTTACCTTATTATCTTTTAAATTATGATTTAGATGAAGATATTAAAAATATACAAATGAAATTTGAATTAAATAAAATAAGAGAAGTAATTAATATAATTAGAAATTTTAATTTGGAAAATAAATCAGCTGGAAGAAATAGCATAATGAATAGATTAATGGAGAAAGAAGTTGTTATTAGTGAAGGTGAAGTTAGAAATATACTTACTTCATTAAAGGAACTTGATATTATAGAAAGTGAAGTTGGAAGAAAAGGTAGTGAACTAACTAATAAAGGAATAAGATTACTAAATAAAATAGGTAGATAAACAGGTTATTTTTAAACCTATTTATCTACCTATTTTATTATTTAAGTACAAAATTTAAATAAAAGTAAATGCAAAATCATATGTAATTATAAAAAAAAGAAAAATTTTTCTTAAAATTGTTAAGAATTAAACTATTTTAATGTGAAACTACTAAATATAAAATGAAATTTAAAAAATATAATAATTTGGAAAAGTTGGCACATAAATTGCTAATATATTTAGATGAGAAAAGTTTTATAACATCAAAGAAATGGAGCGATTTATATGAAGAAGAAACCAATTATAGGTATATCAGGTAGCATGATAGTGGATGAAGGAGGAATGTTTCCTGGTTATGAAAGAGCTTATGTAAATAATGATTATGTTCAAAGTGTGGCAAGTTGTGATGCAATACCTTATATAGTGCCAATGATAAATGATGAAGATATTATAAGATGCCAAGTATCAAATTTAGATGCTTTAATATTATCAGGTGGACATGATGTGAATCCATTACAATATGGAGAAGAGCCGCATAGTAAACTAGGTGGTATTTTACCTAAAAGAGATGAATTTGATATAAAATTATTAAAAATTGCTTTAGAAATGAATAAGCCTATTTTAGGAATTTGTAGAGGAGAGCAAATAATAAATGTTGCAGAAGGAGGAAGCTTATATCAAGATTTATCCTTAATTGAAGGATGTTACATAAAACATAACCA
Proteins encoded:
- a CDS encoding cobalt-precorrin-7 (C(5))-methyltransferase, yielding MINIIGLGPGEFDYITKLGEKLIYSSNVLIGGKRNLESVKDFKGEKIVLSTNLEEVLEYIKKNVHKSISVIASGDPSIYGIGKYLSNNIDHKSLNIVSGISSLQYIFSKIFVDMNDVYITSSHGKIPDFDYILSHKKVCMVTDNKIGPREICKEIQKRNLNKVIVVGENLSYDNERITIGKAEDILAVEKFEMNVVVILDEK
- a CDS encoding decarboxylating cobalt-precorrin-6B (C(15))-methyltransferase; translation: MKNDEFIRGKVPITKEEVRSISLNKLDLKKAKTFIDVGAGTGSVSIEAAKTYDNLNVIAIERNHEATDLINKNVEKFNLSNIKVIQAYAPIEIKEKADGIFLGGTGNNLEEIIKWSKDLLIPGGRLVANFILIDNFYDTMKLLKKYNFENVDVSLLNISKLEKLGGRDYFKPHNPIYIISCEKGEEDEHE
- a CDS encoding cobalt-precorrin-4 methyltransferase: MNKVHFVGAGPGDKELITLKGYKLLSNADVVIYAGSLVNPALLDYCKEGCEIHDSAYMNLQEIIEVMEKGIKEGKSVVRLQTGDFSIYGSIREQVEDLAKLNIDYDCTPGVSSFLGASSALGVEYTVPEISQSVVITRMEGRTPVPPKESIESFAAHQTSMVIFLSVQEIEKVVEKLIHGGYDKTTPIAVVYKATWPDEKVVKGTLQDIAIKVKEADIRKTALIMVGEFLGKEYNNSKLYDKDFVHEYRG
- the cbiG gene encoding cobalt-precorrin 5A hydrolase, with the translated sequence MIRTLFMNTEDKKIAILSITKNGKELGLKIKRNMSTAHLYYVKKDAVKEADNVIYVNKKLKEFVPKIFGEYDYIIFIMACGIVVRTIAPLIENKFIDPAILVSDEKGKNIISLLSGHMGGANEMTLYISNLLNSNPVITTATDVNHKSSLDMIAKKLNAHIYDFRNKVLKINSMLVNGEVVNLFIDGDYNIDTRGFNICKQDEVNKLDQVIVISNKKNLNLINNNILKVVPKNIVIGIGCRKNIDKEYMINSLSDFLHKQNIDINAIKEIGSIDIKKNEVALINLSEYLNIPFKTFTADEISKVEHLYEKSQWVKQNVGVHSVAEPVAHLLSNGNLIIEKHKYNGITFSVGRVNI
- the cobJ gene encoding precorrin-3B C(17)-methyltransferase, encoding MIYVVGIGPGCKNLMTIEAINAIEDAEVIVGYKTYIDLVTEFIADKEVVQNGMRKEIERCKQALEIAKTGKKVAVISSGDAGIYGMAGLILELVTKEGVDIKVKVVPGVTASIGAAAVLGAPIMHDFCHISLSDLMTPWEVIEKRLRLAAEADFVICLYNPRSKGRSEHLAKAFEIMGEFKDKSTPVGIVKDVGREKEEKFICTFDTMEFERVDMTTMVIIGNKATYIHNDLIITPRGYEV
- the cobK gene encoding precorrin-6A reductase, producing MILVLGGTSDSIEICHKLNEKNIDYVVSVTTSYGEDLAKKCSNKIILKKLTIGDMVKFINENCITKIIDATHPYAIEVSRNAIKASQITNIKYIRFERESLIKEVNYKNKYIVNDIEKACEIANKIGHNIFIGTGSKNLYLYKEKIKNKNLIPRVLPTSEVLISCEELGFNADNIIAMRGPFSVEMNESTYKQYNIDLVITKESGVAGGFLEKIKACENLNIPVIIIKRKEMNYPNTVGKIQDLIDLI
- a CDS encoding sirohydrochlorin cobaltochelatase, whose product is MKKAILVVSFGTSYHETRKKTIEPCENKIKESFEGYDFYRAFTSSMIIKKLKKRDNLIIDNPVEALEKLYNEGYEEVIVQSLHIICGEEYNKLKEMVDGFKDKFERISLGRPLLTYIDDYRETVLAVKQDIEKMDIDEALVFMGHGTEHESHASYPAIEYMFRDYGINAYVGTVEGYPEIDQVIKLLKERNVKTVDLMPFMLVAGDHAINDMASDEEDSWKTILENKGFNVKVHLKGLGENPYIQEKFVNHALDCMKELEEVSI
- a CDS encoding cobalt-factor II C(20)-methyltransferase produces the protein MAKFYGIGTGPGDSSLVTVKAVNTLKNLDILYTPESKKGGESLALSIVDEYLPEGLEIKSRHFPMNFNGTEKIQVWNSISGEIVEDVKKGKNVGFVTLGDPMIYSTYVYVMERLMEDIEVETIPGISSFSNIASNQNFPLVMDTDPLIVIPCTMEEDKIDEALEKYDCLVLMKVYKKINMVIDKLKKHDLIDHAILVSNSSQDKEEVFTNLRDEHIDEKISYFSTILVNKNRSKR